The genomic DNA AGTCATTGCTGTCTTTCCTCTTTCCCAGCGCGAAATCCGACTCGAACTAACTTTCAGAATAACAGACAGATACTCCTGCGAATAACCATTTTTCACTCTTGCTGACTTCAGCATTTCCAATAACTTTTTCATACTTATAAAGTTACTAAAGCACCGTTACAAGAGCAACCCGCCACATGCAAATGTTTGTACACTATGCAATCCGTCTTGCAGACGGTGCAAGTTTGTTTGTTAGTAGCGGAATACACAGTGTACCAATAAATATAACGAACTAAATCTAAAACATTTTATCACTCTTATATCTTTGTATAATTATTATTGTTTTGTAAAACTCCAGTGCAAGGTGCAAGTCCCTTTATATATAAGGGCTTGCACCTTGCACTGGAAAATGTAGCAGTAAAATCTCTAAATATTTATGGCACAAAGATTTGGAGATATAAACAAAAAGATCTAACTTTGTACTCTGAGAATGGGAGTGAGTGTGCTTTCAATAGATAGTCAAAATAGCGGTCATAAACCAGTCAGTTTACTGCTACATTTCTGCTACAGAGACTGTCAGTACAAAAAGGTAAATATTTAGCTAACAGCGATAAGGACATATTGTGGATTAGTTCAGGCTGGTCCACGCTGAATATCAAGCACTTACAAAGATTTTGTAGGTGCTTTTTCTTTTTATGGTGACCTTTAGGTGACCTTTCTGAGCGCAAAGATTGAATTATTGTAATAATTGGATTACAGAAGATTACATAAGATTTTATTCGCTTTTTATTGCTTTATCAAAAATAAAATACTAAATTTGCAACATTCCTATCAGATGGACTTCCTGTGAAAGCAGAAGTCCGGAGGGTGGGGATACATATATGATAAGGCGTTTACTTGACGCTTTGTTCTTGACAACCTTGAAGTCTCGCAAATTTCATTAGCAGTCAAAGAACATAGCAGCGGTAGATGTCCATGGGTGTGTAATACCTTATTGTTATATGACCATTTGGGTTATGTGCAATAGATTTACATATCGGCGTGGGCTTCTGCGTTGCTCGTTCAGACTGCAATGGGCAATGCGAGACGCCTAAGGTTGTGGGACGGGTAACAGGTACAGACTCCCACGCTTTTTCGTATATGTAAATGTAAACAAAAAATACGGTATATGTGTGGGAGCACTATCCACATACTTTGAAAGATATGAAAGTATTAAGGTCTTTTTGTATGTGCTTTGGAGGGCTGGTAATCCTGTCACTCCTCTCATCATGCAACCAATGTACAAGAACAATACTTACAAATTTAGGTTGGAGTATTGAAAACTACAAAGTGCATAATATCTATAGTGCTGTGGATATGTCCTTTTTTCATGGTTTTGAGAATAAAATATCATTGAAGGATCTGCAAACTACGCATGGTAATCCCAGCAGGATTCTTAATGCAAAAGAATTTGCTGATATTGATGGATATAATATCTGGGAATATAACGTTGAACAAGATAAAATCGATTGTTATGTAAAAAAGAACGACAGCATAGTTGATTATATTTATTGTGAGTTTGCAAACCCAAGAAATATTTATAGCATTGTCAAAGACAAGAATACAGCAAATAAGATAGTAGCAGACAAGGCTTTCGCAGATTATATTGTAGATGATTTCAAGACCACTATTAGAATCTTAAAGCAAAAAGGTTCAAAATCTCATACTGTGAACATCGCTTTAGACGACAATACTGATTTAATAGATTCAGAATCTTTGCAGACCGAATTAGAGAAGATAAATGAGGAGGCTCCTATTCCAATGGCTGATTTCTGTGAAATCAGTTCTTGGAACTATAATAACAATGTGATTTCTATAAACTGCGATGTAAATGAATCACCGAATGGTACCACGATGAATCAACTAAAAAACAACTCAGACTTTGGAAAACAATGCTGTATTTATTTCTTGGGGGATAAAGGACTGTTCTCTTTTCTCACACCTAAAATTCTCAAAAACAAGGCTGAAGTAAACTTAGTATTCAAAGGAAAATCATCAGGATTGACTATTACCTCTAAAATACATACAGGGAAAATCTTAAATTCACCTACAACGGCCTTGCAAAGACTAAAGGCTATAGTTGCTTATGACAATATGGGATTAGTAAACCTATCCAGCAGTGCCCCTCACATCCTAAAAATGGGACCAAGGGAAATACGAAATAACATTCTACACATTTCTATGACTTACGTGACAGAGCCAATAGATATAACAGATTCTCAATTTAAGAAGTTTATATCCCAATCGTTCTTAAACGAGGAAAATCCCGACCAGGAAATAATTCTTCTTTGTGCGCAATGCGGAATAGGTTTGTGCTATATAAACACATATATCAAGAATGGTTTACAAAAAACATATACGGCAAATTTCTCTAATAGCGATTTAAAAGCTCTACGTACACTAATAAAATAGCGTAAAAGCATGGATACACTTACTGCATCTCCCTTGTTTATTCCCTATTGCATTCTCATGCTCGTAGCTTGGGAAGAGAATTACTGTAATTATATAGAGCAGAAACTAAATGATATTCCTCTTCTATATTGGCAGCCCTGGTATAAAGGTGCTATCATTCTATGTAATGTAATCGGAATTATAACATTGTTTATTCTGTGTTTCTCTACGACTTGGTGGCTTTTAGCTTTTACTCTCCTTTCTGGCGTAACTTGGTTGCCTTTGCTGGCGGTATTTATTACAAGGACACTTGGAGTAGTCATAGCAAGGCCAGTTGTTGCTACCGTTGAAATCCTGACAGCCATCTATCTTGTTATAAATTGGTTCTAAAGTTAATATCAATATTTAAAGTTAATGAAGTATCTGCACATCATTTTATCAGTCCTACTGCTGCTCTGCCTCGCACATATGCCATACGGGTATTATCAGCTAATTCGTTTTATTGCCATGTTTGGTTTTGCCATCATGGCATACCATTATTATAGTCGAGAACAAAACGGGCTGGGCACAGCCTTTGTTGCACTGGCTGTACTCTTTCAACCTTTCCTCAAAATAGCTTTGGGAAGAACGCTATGGAATGTGGTTGATGTTGTCGTCGCTGTTTTCCTTATTGTATTGTGCTTCGTAGAAGTCAATCAACCCCATCAACATCAACATGGAAAAGAGTAAGTACCCACTGGATAGGCCGAAAAGGGGTACATTAAATTATTCATTCAAAGATTCTCAATCTTATAACCCTTAAATTATGGAATCAAGTAATTTCTTATCTAATGTTGGTGGCTGTCTCCTGTACCTTTATGGAATTATCAGCCAAATTATGACCATAGTATTCTTTATAGGATACTGTCGTACAGACTCAATTCTTGAGATTATTTTTATAGATGGCATTATTTCCGAAGCCAAAGGTCTACTATGGATATTTTTTATTTGGTAGCACAAAATAAGTAAAAGTAAAACAGTTAAGTATAAACTTGGATGCCTTTAGATCCTATTGTGCGAATTATGAAAAGGTTTCTTTCTACAACAATAATTTTATTGTTCATGCTCTTTGCTCATGCTCAGTCTCTTTCAGACTTGGCAAGTATGCGAGAACTGGCAACTCTTTATAAAAAGGGAAATAGCATAGTGCCTACATTGAAAAAGAAAGGCTACAAACATAAAGGTTGGATTCACGCCGAAAGACTGAATGATTTCTACGGAGCCGACTTCTATTATAAAAATTGCCGATTAAACAGGAAAGGCGAACCTATATACTTTGACAAAGGTAACAGCTGTATCATACAAATTGCCTCTGTGGGATTCGGCCCATGTATTGTTATCGAGGTGTTCAACGAGAATGCTTACTGGTTTTATATCAAACAAATCAAGGCTATGGGTTTTCAACAGGACTCAAGTGATGATGGCACGATTACCTATGTTAGACGCAAAACAGCCATAGACTGCTACAGGGCGCGGAAAGGTGGCTCGTTCTGTATACGTCGCAATCTATGATAAAGATAAAATATGAAGATGGGGATAAAAGACAAAATTTATGGTTGTCTCTTTGGTCAAGCCATCGGTGATGCGCTTGGCCTGGGCACAGAGTTTATGACGAAGACGGAGGCAAAAGAAAAATATCCTAATGGATTGACGGAATATAGTCAAATTATCAGAGATTATCATCGGATCAATTTCCAGCCGGGGATGTGGAGCGATGATACAGACATGATGCTTTGTATAGCCAATGCCATCATCGAGGATAAAGGGATAAACTTGCACACAATAGCGAGAAACTTCAAGGACTGGTTCTATGCTCCCGACACGCGGGGCGTAGGACAAACCACCTACAAGGTGCTGGCAATAGCGGACTACGTGGAGAAACCGCAGCAGGTGGCAGAGCTGATATGGAAGATGTCGCGCACAAAGAATGCTGCCAATGGTGCTGTGATGAGAACTTCGATAACCGGGTTACTGAAGAACAATGTGGCACAGACTGCCGAGGATGTTTGCAAGCTGACCCATTTTGATTCCCGCTGTGTGGGCTCATGTGTTATCGTCTCTGAAATCATCAGCCATCTAATATGGCAAGGCGAACAACTCTCCTATTCACAAATAATCACTATCGGCAACCAATATGACAACAGAATAGCGGAATATATTGACAAAGCATATTGTGATAGCATTGACCGTCTGGAACTTGATGAGCCGTCGAGCATAGGCTACACACTGAAGGCCATGGGGGCTACCTTGTGGTGCTTATTTCATGCCCACAATTTTGAAGAGGGATTGTTAGCGGTTGTCAACGAAGCGGGCGATGCCGACACAAATGCTGCTGTAGCCTGCGCAGTGTTAGGGGCCAAATTCGGGTATAATACCATTCCCCAGAAGTACATTGATGGGTTAAGGAAGCGAGAATACTTAGCAAGAGTGGCAGACGACCTGATAGCAATATTTTCATAGCTACACGAAGATACATCTTACTTCTTATATTTTCAATCCTCGCGATGGGCGGATGTCCCATCTTTGCTTTTCATTCTTAATCCTTTCGTACTCTGAAAAGTTGTTGGCCACATTCTGTACTTCCAATCTCCCTTTGGCGTGTTCGTCTTCCGTGAGAAAGGGATGGGATAGTACAGACAAAGTGGTTGCAGCATGTTGTCTGTCAGTGTCGGTATCAAGAAAGTCATTGACAGCACAGGCTTGCCCGAATGTAAACCGTCTGGCAGTTGGTTTCTTGGCAAAGTCGATGACGGCTTGCAAAGCCTTGCGGCATGCAACGTCCAACAACTCTACCATCTTCTGAAAAGCGGCTCTAAGGATGGCGATGGCATAATCTTTCTGTGAGAGATTAAGCTCATAGGTTCTTTTGTCATTTTGGGAATTCTTCAATAACCTGTTGTAACTCCAAGTGAGCTTGTTGTACTCATCCAAGCGCAGTTCTGCGATCTGCCTTTCTCTTTCACAGATTCTCTCCAGTTCAGCTGTTCGCTCCGCCACACCTTCCGCTATCCTATCGGGAATCAGTGCCACCTGCTGCTTCATTTCTTCATTTTCCGTTTCCAACTGAGCGTACTTACCCTTTCCTGCAATATAAGCCAAGCCGGATAGAATAGCATTGCCATTTTCCCGATTGCCTTTCACCTGCTTGTCGTGAATTTCCCTGTCCAACTTTTCACTATCAAGGATTTTCTGCTCGTTCTCCTTTGCCAGTTTCTCCGCTTGTTTCTTGCTTTCCTCCAACTCGCACTTCTGTTTTGCCACGATATAGTCATTCCGTTCAAGATGCCGCTTGCCCGTCTCCAACTTGGAAACGCTGCGCTCCATTCCCAATGCCTCGGCCGCCATGTCCTGCACGAGGCTGATGTCCTCATTGTCCAGCTTGTAGGACTTACCCGTCTCATGGTTCATCCAGTCCCAGATGACATGGTCGTGATAGTTAGGCTTCCATGTAGATGTGTCATTCGGATCAAGACAATGCCCC from Prevotella melaninogenica includes the following:
- a CDS encoding DUF6804 family protein, whose product is MKYLHIILSVLLLLCLAHMPYGYYQLIRFIAMFGFAIMAYHYYSREQNGLGTAFVALAVLFQPFLKIALGRTLWNVVDVVVAVFLIVLCFVEVNQPHQHQHGKE
- a CDS encoding ADP-ribosylglycohydrolase family protein, translating into MGIKDKIYGCLFGQAIGDALGLGTEFMTKTEAKEKYPNGLTEYSQIIRDYHRINFQPGMWSDDTDMMLCIANAIIEDKGINLHTIARNFKDWFYAPDTRGVGQTTYKVLAIADYVEKPQQVAELIWKMSRTKNAANGAVMRTSITGLLKNNVAQTAEDVCKLTHFDSRCVGSCVIVSEIISHLIWQGEQLSYSQIITIGNQYDNRIAEYIDKAYCDSIDRLELDEPSSIGYTLKAMGATLWCLFHAHNFEEGLLAVVNEAGDADTNAAVACAVLGAKFGYNTIPQKYIDGLRKREYLARVADDLIAIFS